A stretch of the Streptococcus oralis genome encodes the following:
- a CDS encoding YSIRK-type signal peptide-containing protein has translation MKSKQQDFRTEKYIRYGIRKYSLGVASVAISAGLMFLGNGAVSAMELQGADTTLVSTSTLNTESSTETKTPENSIKKEKEVALKTVDKTDLVKKITELEEKVNTAKNIDDVVLTSAKELLDSAKSVISKEIVEQEEVDTELAKIKDLITVFAESVEVGKITESTEKAEETKETKETVKPVQEAKKVLEQVTSEAEVTNVLATEAIRKNKLEAENKAAIEAAIANNKEVIAETKKVLANDALTAKQINDQLSRLNDSILAVYNDLKKAGVGKDGNFGVALAAQDFYAEEGTNVSRVSEINASNHTGKDTYTIPVQEIKLITGTDATGLEIEVYSNQRVGNDTNAGNGMHTEQGGKTGHNNKGRVDYPLTPDAAKKLAEEAPLWRNKIRADGSRISNAATSIYSANGGYEYLATEIYGYGYEQGVDRVYIKGLKDRIAVTEKAKQAGWSLTSVTPTNLVPGLTYDSETDTIQGKVIADIENGVYDLRFNITATNTDGRTVTFQIQNLRAGWVGWQDSTPPKIKSDSERYDRKVGDDANVNIQFYDESGASATPANSRGTYNYTTVEGKVVRVPQRFSRAVTGVSGYNTIGEQLDDSKVLIPGTSYSVANSTSDEQAADQTNMGRGIISGKLTEAGIYTVSIFAKDYDKLANNNVWNQSGQEAHATVTVVVKPKVEVQNVETYSTVVPVKISKGASSAKITMPDGTVTNLKAVNGKWLVDSDSTNTAVSENQELGTVDSDTVFNIPVASEATAKVGVDNIKVEASVENVKGTFLREQVELNGTDGQKHTATFNKATGHWELPGDYAESKTLNGDGTTRWTKRQVYTEAQQDGGMKFYIYEYIRQLDSAGKVTSVETPTRPETIYVSKNTNQVGDGMSVTVTYDKHSNTWASSDGTEVTATKLGNDSWEVHTKSGFGGIIRGTIATNTDVATVVNTKPTATSQDYTSTKGTAVDLRNEAKAAVSISDSEDTKYGKTTYITRITVTSPSGVQKVFDTKQDANNYNIASGYSLNEVGVYTVKIDVIDSNGNYTTEATIGGTESGVDHGVDSSTATTTYHITVTDTIEGHNVTSTDIQGATQKETPTFTSVGDGSPVKPSASSPSKLVDPKTGGFVDTLTIDGQGTYSIDNETGEVTFVPLKTFTGTATPVTVSLTAKLGKGANDTDITATATATYTPTVIPVKPTSTDDESEGPKGQTQNGTPTFTGGKVEVNGVEKTVEIDESVKPTFDDGTTKKVVPGEGTYTIDENGVVTFTPEKDFVGKASGVTVKRVDKNGTEITAKYTPTVRPITSFVDTKGNTLVPTEDGEQPKKDIPGYRFVETKKLPNGDTEHVYEKVKTSHKDKEGNDIPGYPSEDGEQPKKDIPGYRFVETKKLPNGDTEHVYEKVKTSHKDKEGNDIPGYPTEDGEQPKKDIPGYRFVETKKLPNGDTEHVYEKVKTSHKDKEGNDIPGYPSEDGEQPKKDIPGYRFVETKKLPNGDTEHVYEKVKTSHKDKEGNDIPGHPTEDGEQPKKDIPGYRFVETKKLPNGDTEHVYEKVKTSHKDKEGNDIPGYPTEDGEQPKKDIPGYRFVETKKLPNGDTEHVYEKVKTSHKDKEGNDIPGYPTEDGEQPKKDIPGYRFVETKKLPNGDTEHVYEKVKTSHKDKEGNDIPGYPSEDGEQPKKEIPGYRFVETKKLPNGDTEHVYEKVKTSHKDKEGNDIPGYPSEDGEQPKKEIPGYRFVETKKLPNGDTEHVYEKVKTSHKDKEGNEIPGYPSEDGEQPKKAIPGYRFVETKKLPNGDTEHVYEKVKTSHKDKEGNEIPGYPSEDGEQPKKDIPGYRFVETKKLPNGDTEHVYEKVKTSHKDKEGNDIPGYPSEDGEQPKKDIPGYRFVETKKLPNGDTEHVYEKVKTSHKDKEGNEIPGYPSEDGEQPKKEIPGYRFVETKKLPNGDTEHVYEKVKTSHKDKEGNEIPGYPSEDGEQPKKDIPGYRFVETKKLPNGDTEHVYEKVKTSHKDKEGNEIPGYPSEDGEQPKKAIPGYRFVETKKLPNGDTEHVYEKVKTSHKDKEGNEIPGYPSEDGEQPKKDIPGYRFVETKKLPNGDTEHVYEKVVTAPQQKPTEQSPTTKATKELPNTGMEDHAALAALGVLGLMSGFGLVSRKKKED, from the coding sequence ATGAAGAGTAAACAACAGGATTTTAGAACGGAGAAATACATTCGATACGGGATTCGAAAGTATAGTTTAGGAGTAGCATCAGTAGCAATTTCAGCAGGTTTGATGTTTTTGGGCAATGGAGCAGTATCAGCGATGGAACTTCAAGGAGCAGATACTACGCTTGTTTCAACATCGACATTGAATACGGAATCTTCTACGGAAACAAAAACACCCGAAAATTCGATAAAAAAAGAAAAAGAAGTTGCCCTTAAGACGGTTGATAAAACGGATTTAGTTAAAAAAATTACAGAACTTGAAGAGAAAGTAAATACTGCAAAGAATATAGATGACGTGGTACTAACATCTGCTAAAGAACTATTAGATTCTGCGAAATCTGTCATCTCAAAAGAGATAGTTGAGCAAGAGGAAGTGGATACTGAACTTGCTAAGATTAAAGATTTAATTACGGTATTTGCTGAGTCTGTCGAAGTTGGGAAAATAACGGAATCTACAGAAAAAGCAGAAGAAACAAAAGAAACAAAAGAAACTGTCAAACCAGTCCAAGAAGCTAAAAAAGTCTTAGAACAAGTCACCTCTGAAGCTGAGGTAACCAATGTTTTAGCAACTGAAGCAATCCGGAAAAATAAGCTTGAGGCTGAAAACAAAGCGGCAATTGAGGCGGCGATAGCTAATAATAAAGAAGTTATTGCAGAAACTAAAAAAGTCCTAGCGAATGATGCCCTTACAGCTAAACAAATCAATGATCAATTGTCACGCTTAAATGATTCCATTCTTGCTGTCTACAATGATCTGAAAAAAGCGGGAGTTGGAAAAGACGGAAACTTCGGAGTAGCTTTGGCTGCTCAAGATTTCTATGCTGAAGAAGGGACAAATGTCTCTCGTGTCTCAGAAATAAATGCTTCAAATCATACAGGTAAGGATACCTATACGATTCCAGTCCAAGAAATTAAATTAATTACGGGTACTGATGCTACAGGGTTAGAGATAGAGGTCTATTCTAATCAGCGAGTTGGCAATGATACAAATGCTGGAAATGGGATGCATACAGAACAAGGTGGAAAAACTGGTCATAACAACAAAGGACGTGTAGACTATCCATTAACCCCTGATGCCGCTAAAAAGTTAGCTGAAGAAGCACCACTTTGGAGAAATAAAATCCGTGCGGATGGGTCAAGAATTTCAAACGCTGCGACTTCAATATACTCTGCTAACGGTGGTTATGAATACCTAGCTACAGAAATTTATGGCTATGGGTATGAACAAGGAGTTGACAGAGTTTATATTAAAGGTCTGAAAGATCGTATTGCAGTTACAGAAAAAGCTAAGCAAGCTGGTTGGAGTCTTACCTCTGTAACACCAACTAACCTTGTACCGGGATTGACATACGATTCAGAAACAGACACAATTCAAGGAAAAGTTATAGCGGATATTGAAAATGGAGTTTATGATTTACGATTTAATATTACTGCGACCAATACAGATGGTCGAACAGTAACTTTCCAAATTCAGAATCTTCGTGCTGGTTGGGTCGGGTGGCAAGATAGCACGCCTCCTAAAATAAAGTCAGACTCTGAGCGTTATGATCGTAAAGTAGGTGATGATGCTAATGTAAACATTCAATTCTATGACGAATCAGGTGCCAGTGCAACACCAGCAAATAGTCGAGGAACTTATAACTACACGACGGTTGAAGGAAAAGTTGTAAGAGTGCCTCAAAGATTTTCTAGAGCAGTGACAGGAGTTTCAGGATATAACACCATTGGTGAACAATTAGATGATTCTAAAGTCCTAATTCCAGGTACTAGCTATAGTGTTGCAAACAGTACTTCTGATGAGCAAGCTGCTGATCAAACGAATATGGGGAGAGGAATCATTTCTGGAAAATTAACTGAAGCAGGAATTTACACAGTCTCTATATTTGCAAAAGATTATGATAAGTTGGCTAATAATAATGTCTGGAACCAATCTGGACAAGAAGCACATGCTACTGTAACAGTAGTGGTGAAACCAAAGGTTGAGGTTCAAAACGTTGAAACTTACTCAACGGTTGTACCAGTTAAAATTTCTAAAGGTGCATCAAGTGCTAAGATAACAATGCCGGATGGTACTGTAACCAATCTAAAAGCAGTTAACGGCAAATGGCTCGTAGACAGTGATTCAACCAACACAGCTGTTTCTGAGAATCAAGAATTAGGTACTGTTGATTCAGATACAGTCTTTAATATTCCTGTGGCATCAGAGGCAACTGCCAAAGTTGGTGTGGACAATATTAAAGTGGAAGCATCTGTTGAAAATGTTAAGGGAACTTTCTTACGTGAACAAGTTGAGTTAAATGGAACGGATGGGCAAAAACATACTGCTACTTTTAATAAGGCTACCGGACACTGGGAGTTACCTGGCGACTATGCTGAAAGTAAAACACTGAATGGTGATGGTACGACAAGATGGACTAAACGTCAAGTGTACACAGAAGCTCAGCAAGACGGTGGTATGAAATTTTATATCTACGAGTACATCCGACAGCTGGATAGTGCTGGGAAAGTGACAAGTGTAGAAACGCCAACTCGTCCAGAAACGATTTATGTTTCTAAGAATACTAATCAGGTAGGAGATGGAATGTCAGTAACTGTCACTTACGATAAACATTCGAATACCTGGGCGTCGTCTGATGGAACAGAAGTGACCGCTACTAAACTAGGAAATGACTCTTGGGAAGTTCATACTAAGTCTGGATTTGGTGGTATTATTAGAGGGACGATTGCCACAAATACGGACGTGGCAACGGTTGTAAATACAAAACCAACAGCAACTTCACAAGATTATACTTCAACAAAAGGTACAGCTGTTGACCTTCGTAATGAAGCAAAAGCTGCAGTAAGCATCTCAGACTCTGAAGATACTAAATATGGAAAAACTACTTATATTACTCGAATCACAGTAACATCGCCTTCAGGAGTTCAAAAAGTATTTGATACTAAACAAGATGCAAATAACTATAATATTGCTAGTGGATATAGCTTAAATGAAGTAGGAGTATATACTGTTAAGATTGATGTCATTGATAGCAATGGAAATTACACTACTGAAGCAACAATCGGTGGAACTGAGTCGGGAGTTGATCATGGGGTTGATTCATCAACCGCTACAACAACCTACCATATTACAGTAACTGATACGATTGAAGGACATAATGTGACTTCGACTGATATTCAAGGTGCTACTCAAAAAGAAACTCCAACCTTTACATCTGTTGGAGATGGATCACCAGTAAAACCAAGTGCTTCTTCGCCTTCTAAGTTAGTAGATCCAAAAACAGGTGGGTTTGTTGATACTCTAACAATTGATGGTCAGGGTACCTACTCAATTGATAATGAAACAGGCGAAGTAACTTTTGTTCCATTGAAGACATTTACTGGTACAGCTACACCTGTAACAGTTTCACTTACTGCAAAATTAGGAAAAGGTGCTAATGATACGGATATTACAGCAACTGCTACAGCAACGTATACTCCAACTGTAATACCTGTTAAACCAACTTCTACAGATGATGAGTCTGAAGGACCTAAAGGACAAACACAAAACGGTACACCAACTTTTACTGGTGGTAAAGTTGAAGTAAACGGTGTAGAGAAGACTGTTGAAATTGATGAAAGTGTTAAACCAACCTTTGATGATGGCACAACTAAGAAAGTTGTTCCGGGAGAAGGAACTTATACCATTGATGAAAATGGTGTGGTAACTTTCACACCAGAAAAAGACTTTGTTGGGAAGGCTTCAGGAGTTACAGTCAAACGAGTTGATAAGAACGGAACAGAAATAACTGCAAAATACACTCCAACTGTACGTCCAATTACTTCATTTGTAGATACTAAGGGGAATACATTAGTTCCAACCGAAGACGGTGAACAACCTAAGAAAGATATCCCAGGTTACCGCTTCGTAGAGACTAAGAAACTTCCAAACGGTGACACAGAACACGTTTATGAGAAGGTTAAGACTAGTCATAAGGATAAGGAAGGGAATGACATTCCAGGTTATCCAAGCGAAGACGGTGAACAACCTAAGAAAGATATTCCAGGCTACCGCTTCGTAGAGACTAAGAAACTTCCAAACGGTGACACAGAACACGTTTATGAGAAGGTTAAGACCAGTCATAAGGATAAGGAAGGGAATGACATTCCAGGTTATCCAACCGAAGACGGCGAACAACCTAAGAAAGATATTCCAGGCTACCGCTTCGTAGAGACTAAGAAACTTCCAAACGGTGACACAGAACACGTTTATGAGAAGGTTAAGACTAGTCATAAGGATAAGGAAGGCAATGACATTCCAGGTTATCCAAGCGAAGACGGCGAACAACCTAAGAAAGATATTCCAGGCTACCGCTTCGTAGAGACTAAGAAACTTCCAAACGGCGACACAGAACACGTTTATGAGAAGGTTAAGACTAGTCATAAGGATAAGGAAGGCAATGACATTCCAGGCCACCCAACCGAAGACGGTGAACAACCTAAGAAGGATATTCCAGGTTACCGCTTCGTAGAGACTAAGAAACTTCCAAACGGCGACACAGAACACGTTTATGAGAAGGTTAAGACTAGTCATAAGGATAAGGAAGGGAATGACATTCCAGGTTATCCAACCGAAGATGGTGAACAACCTAAGAAGGATATTCCAGGTTACCGCTTCGTAGAGACTAAGAAACTTCCAAACGGCGACACAGAACACGTTTATGAGAAGGTTAAGACCAGTCATAAGGATAAGGAAGGGAATGACATTCCAGGTTATCCAACCGAAGATGGTGAACAACCTAAGAAGGATATTCCAGGTTACCGCTTCGTAGAGACTAAGAAACTTCCAAACGGCGACACAGAGCATGTCTACGAAAAAGTGAAGACTAGTCACAAGGATAAGGAAGGGAATGACATTCCAGGCTATCCAAGCGAAGACGGCGAACAACCTAAGAAGGAAATTCCAGGTTACCGTTTCGTAGAGACTAAGAAACTTCCAAACGGCGACACAGAACACGTTTATGAGAAGGTTAAGACTAGTCATAAGGATAAGGAAGGCAATGACATTCCAGGCTATCCAAGCGAAGACGGAGAACAACCTAAGAAGGAAATTCCAGGTTACCGTTTCGTAGAGACTAAGAAACTTCCAAACGGTGACACAGAGCATGTCTACGAAAAAGTGAAGACTAGTCACAAGGATAAGGAAGGGAATGAGATTCCAGGTTATCCAAGCGAAGACGGTGAACAACCTAAGAAGGCTATTCCAGGTTACCGCTTCGTAGAGACTAAGAAACTTCCAAACGGCGACACAGAGCATGTCTACGAAAAAGTGAAGACTAGTCACAAGGATAAGGAAGGGAATGAGATTCCAGGTTATCCAAGCGAAGACGGTGAACAACCTAAGAAAGATATTCCAGGCTACCGCTTCGTAGAGACTAAGAAACTTCCAAACGGCGACACAGAACACGTTTATGAGAAGGTTAAGACTAGTCATAAGGATAAGGAAGGGAATGACATTCCAGGTTATCCAAGCGAAGACGGTGAACAACCTAAGAAAGATATTCCAGGCTACCGCTTCGTAGAGACTAAGAAACTTCCAAACGGCGACACAGAACACGTCTACGAAAAAGTGAAGACAAGTCACAAGGATAAGGAAGGCAACGAGATTCCAGGCTATCCAAGCGAAGACGGCGAACAACCTAAGAAGGAAATTCCAGGTTACCGTTTCGTAGAGACTAAGAAACTTCCAAACGGTGACACAGAACACGTTTATGAGAAGGTTAAGACTAGTCATAAGGATAAGGAAGGCAACGAGATTCCAGGCTATCCAAGCGAAGACGGTGAACAACCTAAGAAAGATATTCCAGGTTACCGCTTCGTAGAGACTAAGAAACTTCCAAACGGTGACACAGAACACGTTTATGAGAAGGTTAAGACTAGTCATAAGGATAAGGAAGGCAACGAGATTCCAGGCTATCCAAGCGAAGACGGTGAACAACCTAAGAAGGCTATTCCAGGTTACCGCTTCGTAGAGACTAAGAAACTTCC